In one window of Stigmatopora argus isolate UIUO_Sarg chromosome 19, RoL_Sarg_1.0, whole genome shotgun sequence DNA:
- the LOC144065009 gene encoding claudin-20-like, with translation MTARRSVRGWAERGRTLSARRRGRRHFAGTKTPAPAAGSCGKVPGGIGRRPPLTFRPAVAVASGGAQILALVLALLGTAGAALATLLPSWQVGTGARSGALLPVWRTRGLWMDCLWYGAGGFSCGWRESPPYARAAMILSCAAGASGLCLTSLGLRCTRWGGPARSKGRAAAAAGACFAAAGALCLPPAFLLAREPPVAEYRPGGALCLASVSAAFLLAAGVVFCLPTDAGPGSARPGPSSAETGSSSARPGPPAEASPETAGALGKKGPVVDEERSENVKDSYVMQEYV, from the exons ATGACGGCGAG GCGGAGTGTGCGAGGGTGGGCGGAGCGGGGACGGACCTTATCAGCACGTCGCAGAGGCCGGCGTCACTTCGCCGGAACAAAGACGCCGGCGCCGGCGGCGGGGTCGTGTGGGAAAGTCCCCGGCGGGATCGGAAGGCGTCCGCCGCTGACCTTCAG GCCGGCGGTGGCCGTGGCGTCGGGCGGCGCGCAGATCCTGGCCCTGGTCCTGGCGCTCCTGGGCACGGCGGGCGCGGCGCTGGCCACGCTGCTGCCCAGCTGGCAGGTGGGCACCGGGGCCCGCTCCGGCGCCCTGCTCCCCGTGTGGCGCACGCGGGGCCTGTGGATGGACTGCCTGTGGTACGGCGCTGGCGGCTTCAGCTGCGGCTGGCGCGAGTCGCCGCCGTACGCCCGGGCCGCCATGATCCTGTCCTGCGCGGCGGGCGCCTCGGGGCTGTGCTTGACGTCGCTGGGGCTCCGCTGCACCCGCTGGGGGGGCCCGGCACGCTCCAAGGGCCGGGCGGCCGCGGCGGCGGGAGCCTGCTTCGCGGCGGCCGGCGCCCTGTGCCTGCCGCCCGCTTTCCTCTTGGCCCGGGAGCCGCCGGTGGCCGAGTACCGGCCCGGCGGGGCGCTCTGCCTCGCCTCCGTCTCGGCCGCCTTCCTCCTGGCGGCCGGCGTGGTCTTCTGCCTGCCTACGGACGCCGGCCCCGGTTCCGCCCGGCCGGGCCCGTCGTCGGCGGAGACCGGGTCGAGTTCCGCCCGGCCGGGCCCGCCGGCGGAGGCGTCCCCGGAGACCGCCGGCGCGCTCGGCAAAAAAGGCCCGGTCGTCGACGAGGAGCGCTCCGAGAACGTGAAGGACAGCTACGTCATGCAGGAATACGTCTGA